The Crocosphaera subtropica ATCC 51142 genome includes a window with the following:
- a CDS encoding alpha/beta hydrolase has protein sequence MMMTQKKKLSKKPQIMLSLLFSLLGLFSAKVPAQAAERVILKYSILRESVSVEELSHLANTGEASRSLRSYLKLANKEPEELRTLLNNNVDVDPVFLSKALNSFAGGIVLDPIGEVIHTPSKRANRESLRGALVTSALSDKNIRLIEIFENYPTEEIHVDGDRLAEIYQSIEGFVSKVPRLPF, from the coding sequence ATGATGATGACACAGAAGAAAAAGCTATCTAAAAAACCTCAAATTATGTTGAGCCTCTTATTTTCTCTGTTAGGGCTATTTTCAGCTAAAGTACCAGCGCAAGCAGCCGAAAGAGTTATCTTAAAATATAGTATTTTACGAGAATCTGTTTCCGTTGAAGAATTAAGTCACTTAGCTAACACAGGAGAAGCCTCAAGATCCTTAAGATCCTATTTAAAATTAGCTAATAAAGAGCCAGAAGAATTAAGGACATTATTAAATAATAATGTGGATGTTGATCCCGTTTTTTTATCAAAAGCCCTTAATAGTTTTGCAGGAGGAATCGTACTCGATCCCATTGGAGAAGTGATTCATACCCCATCAAAACGAGCGAATCGAGAATCCTTAAGAGGGGCATTAGTTACCTCTGCTTTATCTGATAAAAATATACGCTTAATTGAAATATTTGAAAACTATCCTACTGAAGAAATTCATGTAGACGGCGATCGCTTAGCAGAAATTTATCAAAGTATAGAAGGGTTTGTCAGTAAAGTGCCTCGTCTTCCGTTTTAA
- a CDS encoding thioesterase II family protein, whose amino-acid sequence MKPSTNPWIYLPKPNTNAKIRLFCFPYAGGGTRIFRHWPNHLSDTLEVCAIRLPGREGRLLETPFFQLPNLLESLTPNLLPYLDKPFAFFGHSMGALVCFEVAHQLIKNYGILPLHLFVSGHSAPQLPNLDPPIHQLPESDFIKAIHDLNGTPKEVLKNEELMQLLIPMLRADFSVLETYVYQPKPLLTCPITAFGGLNDPETNETELAAWGQQTNQSFEQHMFPGDHFFIHSAESDIFLILQRSLYS is encoded by the coding sequence ATGAAACCTTCTACTAATCCTTGGATTTATTTACCGAAACCCAATACAAACGCCAAAATACGCCTTTTTTGTTTTCCTTATGCTGGAGGAGGAACCCGCATTTTTCGACATTGGCCAAACCATTTATCAGATACGCTCGAAGTCTGTGCTATTCGACTACCTGGAAGAGAAGGAAGACTCTTAGAAACTCCCTTTTTCCAACTTCCCAATTTACTAGAAAGTCTAACGCCTAATTTGCTACCCTATCTCGATAAACCTTTTGCTTTTTTTGGTCATAGTATGGGAGCATTAGTCTGTTTTGAAGTTGCTCATCAATTAATCAAAAACTACGGAATATTGCCATTACATCTGTTTGTCTCTGGTCATTCTGCACCCCAACTGCCGAATCTTGATCCCCCTATTCATCAATTACCAGAGTCTGATTTTATTAAAGCCATTCATGATCTTAATGGAACGCCAAAAGAGGTGTTAAAAAATGAAGAATTAATGCAGCTTTTAATTCCCATGTTAAGGGCAGATTTTAGCGTGTTAGAAACGTACGTTTATCAACCTAAACCCCTTTTAACTTGTCCAATTACGGCGTTTGGAGGGTTAAATGACCCCGAAACCAACGAAACTGAATTAGCAGCCTGGGGTCAACAAACCAATCAATCATTTGAACAACATATGTTTCCTGGGGATCACTTCTTTATTCATTCGGCCGAATCAGACATTTTTCTCATTCTTCAGCGATCGCTTTATTCATAA
- a CDS encoding DUF2232 domain-containing protein, with amino-acid sequence MDDSNWVDEGDELRNEPQPTPPKMPTSPLNPKSAKIRQTLAMVETAFLASAGSLIWLINYYFPLGPLLRIFFPIPIALLYLRWGSRSAWMGALVSGLLLTVLMGPTRSIVFLIPYGVMGVQLGAFWRRGVPWEFSMITGALLGTFGFFFRFWLFSILLGEDLWQYIINQMTGLAEWIFLRLGILAQPSAVFIQLLAVVLIFVNSLIYLFAVHLVALLVLDKLGNPIPRPPKWVQVILDYE; translated from the coding sequence ATGGATGATTCCAACTGGGTAGATGAGGGGGATGAGTTAAGAAATGAACCTCAACCTACCCCCCCAAAAATGCCAACCTCTCCGTTAAATCCTAAATCGGCTAAAATTCGTCAGACTCTGGCGATGGTAGAAACTGCGTTTTTAGCAAGTGCCGGTAGCTTAATTTGGCTGATTAATTATTATTTTCCCCTCGGTCCGTTATTACGGATATTTTTCCCTATTCCCATTGCTTTACTCTATCTTCGTTGGGGAAGTCGTTCTGCTTGGATGGGAGCGTTAGTGTCAGGGTTATTATTAACCGTCTTGATGGGACCGACTCGTAGCATTGTCTTTTTGATCCCTTATGGAGTTATGGGGGTTCAATTAGGAGCGTTTTGGCGTAGGGGTGTCCCTTGGGAATTTTCTATGATTACAGGGGCATTGTTGGGGACATTTGGCTTCTTTTTTCGTTTTTGGTTATTCTCTATTCTCTTGGGGGAAGACTTATGGCAATATATCATCAATCAGATGACTGGGTTGGCAGAATGGATATTTTTAAGATTAGGAATTTTAGCGCAACCGAGTGCTGTTTTTATTCAATTGTTGGCAGTTGTTCTCATTTTTGTTAATAGTCTTATCTATTTATTTGCCGTACATTTAGTGGCTTTATTGGTATTAGATAAACTGGGTAATCCCATTCCTCGTCCTCCCAAATGGGTACAGGTTATTTTAGATTATGAATAA
- a CDS encoding Crp/Fnr family transcriptional regulator → MEDIKNYRNQSSDLRESLKTAPFFNGLPEESLELVMSHAVIRTHPANRVILLENDWGGSVYFILDGWVKIRTHNVDGKEVTLNIVGKGEVIGEMAALEEVPRSTDAITLTPTTISSIPSQDFVTLLHSDPIAGIRLAQVMAKRLRQINRRLRLREADSLSRVADTLLFLAEGQGKQTSQGIEIPNLPHRELSSISGLARETVTRSLTKLEKKALIKREDDILCIFSLDALEQIIS, encoded by the coding sequence ATGGAAGATATCAAAAACTATCGTAACCAATCTAGTGACCTCCGAGAGAGTCTAAAAACAGCACCGTTCTTTAATGGTTTACCAGAAGAAAGTTTAGAACTGGTAATGAGTCATGCGGTGATTCGCACTCATCCTGCGAATCGTGTCATTCTCCTAGAAAATGATTGGGGTGGATCTGTTTACTTTATCCTAGACGGATGGGTAAAAATTCGCACTCATAATGTTGACGGCAAAGAAGTGACCCTAAATATTGTCGGCAAAGGGGAAGTGATCGGTGAAATGGCTGCCTTAGAAGAAGTACCACGATCAACGGATGCTATTACGTTAACCCCTACAACTATCAGTAGCATTCCGTCACAAGATTTTGTTACCCTACTTCATAGTGATCCCATCGCAGGGATTCGACTGGCCCAAGTTATGGCCAAGCGTCTGCGTCAAATTAACCGACGATTAAGGTTACGAGAAGCAGATAGTCTGTCACGGGTTGCTGATACCCTGTTATTCTTAGCTGAAGGCCAGGGAAAACAAACCAGCCAAGGGATCGAAATTCCTAATTTACCTCATCGAGAGTTAAGTAGTATTAGTGGGTTAGCTAGGGAAACGGTGACGCGATCCCTGACTAAATTGGAAAAAAAAGCTTTAATTAAACGGGAAGATGATATTCTGTGTATCTTCTCTCTGGACGCTCTAGAACAAATTATTTCGTAA
- a CDS encoding Uma2 family endonuclease — protein sequence MVSTLYKWSIDEWHKLVDSGVLEGKPVELLEGDIVKMSPEGIEHSYTNQSVSDYLRDLLKGQAQVRDSHPITLDNSEPEPDIAIVRLPQTIYCNHHPYAQDIYWLIEVSNNTLQKDLEQKVIK from the coding sequence ATGGTTTCAACTCTTTATAAATGGTCGATAGATGAATGGCACAAACTGGTTGACTCTGGAGTATTAGAAGGTAAACCAGTTGAACTTTTGGAAGGAGATATCGTTAAGATGAGTCCAGAAGGGATCGAGCATAGCTATACTAATCAATCGGTAAGCGATTACTTAAGAGATTTACTTAAAGGACAGGCTCAAGTAAGAGATTCCCATCCAATAACCTTAGATAATTCAGAACCAGAACCAGACATAGCCATCGTTCGCTTGCCTCAAACTATCTATTGTAATCATCACCCCTATGCTCAAGATATCTATTGGTTGATCGAAGTATCCAATAACACGCTTCAAAAAGATTTAGAACAAAAAGTTATTAAGTGA
- a CDS encoding BCD family MFS transporter, with the protein MTINDIPETFDPKPLKPLPKIKLLTMFRLGLFQMGLGIMSLLTLGVINRIMIDELTVLPWIAATAIAMYQFVSPARVWFGQLSDTKPIKGYHRTGYVWIGAILFTSLAFVALQVVWQLGSSIQANGWNWISYGWAIFLGVIFGGYGLALSMSSTPFAAMLVDVSDDDNRSQLIGIVWSMLMVGIVVGAIVSSQLLNTPEICGQAILSYDPTDTAKIANIPTLQATVDPVFIIMPVVVLVMCFLATWGVESRYSRFGMRSQTVQREDQIGLKDALNVLTASRQTGLFFSFILILTLSLFMQDTVMEPYGGEVFGMCISETTQLNAFFGTGTLFGIASTGFLVVPRLGKQRTTKLGCILAVGCFVLIVLAGATASQSLLKSGLLFFGLASGMITAGATSLMLDLTVAETAGTFIGAWGLAQAIARGLSTVLGGVVLNFGKLIFTVPVLSYALVFVIQGLGMILAIWLLGKVNIQEFRDNAKSALSMVMEGDLDG; encoded by the coding sequence ATGACCATCAACGACATCCCTGAAACCTTTGACCCTAAACCTCTTAAACCCCTACCCAAAATCAAACTATTAACCATGTTTCGGTTAGGTTTATTCCAAATGGGACTAGGGATCATGTCTTTGTTGACATTGGGCGTGATCAACCGCATTATGATCGATGAATTGACTGTACTCCCTTGGATCGCAGCAACAGCGATCGCCATGTATCAGTTTGTCAGTCCGGCACGGGTGTGGTTTGGGCAACTTTCAGATACCAAACCCATTAAAGGGTATCATCGCACAGGATATGTCTGGATTGGTGCCATTCTCTTCACTTCTCTGGCCTTTGTTGCCCTACAAGTAGTCTGGCAACTGGGAAGCAGCATCCAAGCCAACGGATGGAATTGGATCAGTTATGGTTGGGCTATTTTCTTAGGAGTCATTTTTGGCGGTTATGGGTTAGCTCTGAGTATGAGTTCTACCCCCTTTGCTGCGATGTTAGTGGATGTGTCCGATGACGATAACCGATCGCAATTAATTGGTATTGTTTGGTCGATGTTAATGGTGGGTATTGTGGTTGGGGCGATCGTTAGTTCTCAATTACTGAATACTCCCGAAATTTGTGGTCAAGCTATTTTGTCCTACGACCCCACAGACACGGCTAAAATAGCTAATATTCCCACCTTACAGGCGACGGTTGACCCTGTATTTATTATTATGCCAGTGGTGGTCTTGGTCATGTGTTTTTTGGCCACTTGGGGGGTAGAATCTCGTTATTCTCGCTTTGGGATGCGGTCACAAACCGTACAACGAGAAGATCAAATCGGGTTAAAAGATGCCTTAAATGTGTTGACAGCCAGTCGTCAAACGGGACTCTTTTTTAGCTTTATTTTGATTCTCACCCTTAGTTTGTTTATGCAAGACACAGTGATGGAACCCTACGGGGGTGAAGTGTTTGGAATGTGTATCTCTGAAACCACCCAATTAAATGCCTTTTTTGGCACCGGAACCCTCTTCGGTATTGCCTCAACCGGTTTTTTGGTGGTTCCCCGTTTAGGAAAACAACGCACCACGAAACTCGGTTGTATTTTGGCTGTGGGTTGCTTTGTCCTCATCGTTTTAGCCGGGGCTACCGCTAGTCAAAGTTTACTCAAGTCAGGGTTATTATTTTTTGGCTTAGCATCAGGGATGATCACCGCCGGGGCCACCAGTTTAATGTTAGATTTAACCGTAGCTGAAACCGCCGGAACCTTTATCGGTGCGTGGGGGTTAGCACAGGCGATCGCTAGAGGACTGTCTACGGTTTTAGGGGGAGTTGTTTTAAATTTTGGTAAATTAATCTTTACCGTTCCTGTTTTATCCTACGCTTTAGTGTTTGTTATTCAAGGGTTGGGTATGATTCTAGCGATTTGGTTGTTAGGAAAAGTCAATATTCAAGAGTTCCGGGATAATGCTAAATCAGCCCTGTCTATGGTGATGGAAGGGGACTTAGATGGGTAG
- a CDS encoding uracil-DNA glycosylase family protein produces MTEIKPLLEKIRCEAERETFPLDTPIYEAAGKNPTEPVLYAGNLNSKICFFGRDLGRDEVAKGQPLIGSAGTMVRKGFYQGIYHQEATSPEDLQAICDRALLTNTVPYKPPGNKAYSVKVKERFRPFIEQLLVIYWGGTQIVTLGTEAFKWFTPYAPKEDIEAFWKRSDRYEKQFAVTLEAVDFQGTKYQHPVSLLPLPHPSPLNKRYYAKFPQMLQHRLNELEF; encoded by the coding sequence ATGACCGAGATTAAACCTTTATTAGAGAAAATTCGTTGTGAAGCAGAAAGGGAGACTTTTCCCCTTGATACACCTATTTATGAAGCTGCTGGTAAAAATCCCACAGAACCGGTACTTTATGCAGGAAATTTAAACAGTAAAATTTGCTTTTTTGGTCGAGACTTGGGACGGGATGAGGTAGCCAAAGGACAACCTTTAATTGGTTCGGCTGGTACGATGGTTCGTAAAGGGTTTTATCAAGGCATTTATCATCAAGAAGCGACTTCCCCTGAAGACTTACAAGCTATCTGCGATCGTGCTTTACTCACTAATACTGTCCCCTACAAACCCCCAGGGAATAAAGCCTATTCTGTTAAAGTCAAAGAGCGATTTCGTCCCTTTATCGAACAATTACTGGTGATTTATTGGGGAGGGACTCAAATTGTGACTTTAGGGACAGAAGCGTTTAAATGGTTTACTCCCTATGCACCAAAAGAAGACATTGAAGCCTTTTGGAAACGAAGCGATCGCTATGAAAAACAATTTGCTGTAACCCTTGAGGCTGTTGATTTTCAAGGAACAAAATACCAGCATCCAGTGTCATTACTTCCGTTACCCCATCCCTCTCCGTTGAATAAGCGATACTACGCTAAATTTCCTCAAATGCTGCAACATCGATTAAACGAATTGGAGTTCTAG
- a CDS encoding membrane protein → MKLETILDKIKPKGAGLSRQLSLRPYLLEGIIVALLIIATIIINYKMIKDGINGKVDLKWHLTWIQHFSKQLSEGIWYPRWLAGTNYGYGSPTFVFYPPFVYYLGSFLKLTGLNTQDVVITLFSLALFLSGFTFYLYGRTQWGRTAALLGGFAYMTVPYIAFDIYWRGGLASVFVQAWIPLLWWSTDQSLSEKKWRFTLPMSWTLIALTHTPSLLVCAIGWFPYVLFSLLNRPWKAVVKTIVSAGIGWGMASFYLLPAILEKRFVNIEVMRGIWGGAAANLLNFRDIFTNIHQDQIVYIFSHQALVILILIIIACFIHRYQSDIIQKIQPWLVFILALVFIMSSFSELIWDMSPTLQMLQFPWRFLQIFSFVGAVLFTIVVNGILTLPLSPRFLLSTIIIGLLFFNFSYSYKVSRKYVTLRNPGRGSIEHLSHIVTILEDPYTNKLRDVEEYRPLIEEEPSSPPVPLQGQPKLSVMSGEANIEIEQWKSYHRVFSVRVEKSSKLRIRLYYYPAWHLYINQKSSPITMSKDGTIELQLDPGFYNVELRYQWTLAFTIGVIVSFLSFATLIFLNRNVGRNLHVLNQESI, encoded by the coding sequence ATGAAACTAGAAACAATTTTAGACAAAATCAAACCCAAAGGAGCGGGTCTTAGCCGTCAGTTATCCCTTCGACCTTATTTATTGGAAGGAATAATAGTTGCGCTGTTAATTATAGCGACGATTATCATCAATTATAAGATGATAAAAGATGGAATTAATGGAAAAGTTGATCTGAAATGGCATCTTACTTGGATTCAACATTTTTCTAAACAACTATCCGAAGGAATCTGGTATCCTCGATGGTTAGCTGGAACAAACTATGGATATGGTAGCCCTACTTTTGTTTTCTATCCACCATTTGTTTATTATCTTGGTTCATTTCTAAAATTGACTGGTTTAAATACTCAAGATGTCGTTATTACACTCTTTTCTTTAGCACTTTTTTTATCAGGTTTTACTTTTTACCTTTATGGTCGAACTCAATGGGGAAGAACTGCTGCTTTATTGGGTGGATTCGCTTATATGACAGTTCCCTATATTGCTTTTGATATTTATTGGAGAGGAGGATTAGCATCGGTCTTTGTGCAAGCATGGATTCCCTTACTTTGGTGGTCAACGGACCAATCTCTCTCTGAGAAAAAATGGCGATTCACACTACCCATGTCTTGGACATTGATTGCTTTGACCCATACTCCAAGCTTATTAGTCTGTGCAATTGGTTGGTTTCCTTATGTGTTATTTTCTCTACTTAACCGACCCTGGAAAGCTGTGGTGAAAACCATTGTATCAGCAGGAATAGGATGGGGAATGGCCTCTTTTTATTTATTACCAGCTATTCTCGAAAAACGCTTTGTTAATATCGAGGTCATGAGAGGAATTTGGGGAGGTGCTGCAGCGAATTTATTAAATTTTAGAGATATTTTTACTAATATTCATCAGGATCAGATTGTCTATATTTTTAGTCATCAGGCCTTAGTCATTCTTATCTTAATAATTATTGCTTGTTTTATTCATCGTTATCAATCTGACATTATTCAAAAAATACAGCCCTGGTTAGTTTTTATATTGGCTTTAGTTTTTATAATGAGTTCTTTTTCTGAATTGATTTGGGACATGAGTCCTACTTTACAAATGTTACAGTTTCCTTGGCGATTTTTACAGATATTTTCATTTGTTGGAGCGGTTTTGTTTACCATTGTTGTCAATGGAATTTTAACATTACCTCTGAGTCCTCGATTTTTACTATCAACCATTATTATCGGACTTCTTTTCTTTAATTTTAGCTATTCTTATAAGGTATCACGTAAATATGTGACACTTCGGAATCCAGGTCGGGGTAGTATCGAACATCTTAGTCATATCGTAACCATTCTTGAAGACCCCTACACCAATAAATTGAGGGATGTTGAAGAATACCGGCCGCTGATCGAGGAAGAACCTTCATCTCCTCCCGTCCCTCTTCAAGGCCAACCTAAACTTTCTGTTATGAGTGGTGAGGCTAACATTGAAATTGAGCAATGGAAAAGCTATCATCGAGTGTTCTCTGTGAGGGTAGAAAAATCATCAAAACTCCGCATCAGACTTTATTATTATCCAGCTTGGCATTTATATATTAATCAGAAATCCTCTCCTATTACGATGTCTAAGGATGGAACCATAGAATTGCAACTAGACCCTGGCTTCTACAATGTAGAATTACGATATCAATGGACTCTAGCTTTTACCATAGGGGTCATTGTTAGTTTTTTAAGTTTTGCTACTTTGATTTTTCTGAATAGAAATGTTGGGAGAAATCTCCATGTTTTGAACCAAGAGTCAATCTAG
- a CDS encoding J domain-containing protein, with translation MGVVAFIGDALSNLLVWGFIFIAVSWILSVAKRHKSSPPVLRGQHKPIACLLEDTPHYYLKGQYCSLATPLLTPLTCLLEDTPQTALTGQFYPLATSLLTPLTCLLEDTPQTALAGQFYPLATPFASLWEMGWFSFYRQRLGQPGFNYWEWVNYPLYQEFSPELANLLRLKEPSTLVKGVLESLAEEYHSFWQWDKLCAFRQWHQQSAELLGLGSLKTIYHRCYGMPWERVKLILWDSSLVVEPILLDPASSWWKVLGITAFSPPNKVEQAYRNLLRSWHPDRTQHPLAHQITARINTAYEEYQLRRQRNAERLESVGKWFNSLR, from the coding sequence ATGGGAGTGGTGGCTTTTATTGGTGATGCTTTATCAAATCTATTAGTCTGGGGATTTATTTTTATCGCAGTTTCTTGGATATTATCTGTAGCAAAACGTCACAAGTCTTCTCCTCCAGTTTTAAGGGGTCAACATAAACCCATCGCCTGTTTACTAGAAGATACTCCTCACTATTATCTAAAAGGACAGTATTGCTCTTTAGCTACGCCATTACTCACCCCCTTAACCTGTTTATTAGAAGATACCCCTCAAACCGCCCTAACAGGTCAATTTTATCCCCTAGCCACCTCGTTACTCACTCCCTTAACCTGTTTATTAGAAGATACCCCTCAAACCGCCTTAGCAGGTCAATTTTACCCGTTGGCCACTCCCTTCGCTTCCCTTTGGGAAATGGGTTGGTTTTCCTTTTATCGTCAACGGTTAGGACAACCAGGGTTTAATTATTGGGAATGGGTTAATTATCCCCTATATCAAGAATTTTCCCCTGAATTAGCTAATTTATTGCGGTTAAAAGAACCATCAACCCTAGTGAAAGGGGTATTAGAATCCTTGGCCGAAGAATATCATAGTTTTTGGCAATGGGATAAACTGTGTGCTTTTAGACAATGGCATCAACAAAGTGCAGAACTTTTAGGGTTAGGTTCTCTCAAAACAATTTATCATCGTTGCTATGGGATGCCCTGGGAGAGAGTCAAATTAATCTTGTGGGATAGTTCTTTAGTAGTTGAGCCTATTTTGCTTGATCCTGCTTCATCTTGGTGGAAAGTCTTAGGTATTACCGCATTTTCTCCTCCCAATAAAGTTGAACAAGCTTATCGAAATTTATTGCGATCGTGGCACCCCGATCGCACCCAACATCCATTAGCTCATCAAATTACCGCTCGTATTAATACCGCTTACGAAGAATATCAACTACGTCGCCAACGGAATGCAGAAAGACTTGAATCTGTGGGAAAATGGTTTAATTCCCTTCGCTAG
- a CDS encoding long-chain acyl-[acyl-carrier-protein] reductase, which yields MFGLIGHLTSLEHAHSVADAFGYGPYATQGLDLWCSAPPQFVEHFHVTSITGQTIEGKYIESAFLPEMLIKRRIKAAIRKILNAMAFAQKNNLNITALGGFSSIIFEEFNLKENRQVRNVSLEFDRFTTGNTHTAYIICRQVEQASAKLGIDLSQATVAICGATGDIGSAVCRWLDRKTDTQELFLIARNKERLQRLQDELGRGKIMGLEEALPEADIIVWVASMPKGVEINAETLKKPCLIIDGGYPKNLDTKIKHPDVHILKGGIVEHSLDIDWKIMETVNMDVPSRQMFACFAEAILLEFEQWHTNFSWGRNQITVTKMEQIGEASVKHGLQPLLSW from the coding sequence ATGTTTGGTTTAATTGGTCATCTTACAAGTTTAGAACACGCCCACTCCGTTGCTGATGCCTTTGGCTATGGCCCATACGCCACTCAGGGACTTGATTTGTGGTGTTCTGCTCCACCCCAATTCGTCGAGCATTTTCATGTTACTAGCATCACAGGACAAACCATCGAAGGAAAGTATATAGAATCCGCTTTCTTACCAGAAATGCTGATAAAGCGACGGATTAAAGCAGCAATTCGCAAAATACTGAATGCGATGGCCTTTGCTCAGAAAAATAACCTTAACATCACAGCATTAGGGGGCTTTTCTTCGATTATTTTTGAAGAATTTAATCTCAAAGAGAATAGACAAGTTCGTAATGTCTCTTTAGAGTTTGATCGCTTCACCACCGGAAACACCCATACTGCTTATATCATTTGTCGTCAAGTTGAACAGGCATCCGCTAAACTAGGGATTGACTTATCCCAAGCAACGGTTGCTATTTGCGGGGCAACCGGAGATATTGGCAGTGCAGTGTGTCGTTGGTTAGATAGAAAAACCGATACCCAGGAACTATTCTTAATTGCTCGCAATAAAGAACGATTACAACGACTGCAAGATGAGTTGGGACGGGGTAAAATTATGGGATTGGAGGAGGCTTTACCCGAAGCAGATATTATCGTTTGGGTGGCGAGTATGCCCAAAGGAGTGGAAATTAATGCCGAAACTCTCAAAAAACCCTGTTTAATTATCGATGGTGGTTATCCTAAGAATTTAGACACAAAAATTAAACATCCTGATGTCCATATCCTGAAAGGGGGAATTGTAGAACATTCTCTAGATATTGACTGGAAGATTATGGAAACTGTCAATATGGATGTTCCTTCTCGTCAAATGTTTGCTTGTTTTGCCGAAGCCATTTTATTAGAGTTTGAACAATGGCACACTAATTTTTCTTGGGGACGCAATCAAATTACAGTGACTAAAATGGAACAAATAGGAGAAGCTTCTGTCAAACATGGGTTACAACCGTTGTTGAGTTGGTAA